A section of the Dehalobacter sp. DCM genome encodes:
- a CDS encoding 3-keto-5-aminohexanoate cleavage protein: MEKVILTVATTGAWPTKKDTPYVPLQPEEIAEEVFACYQAGASMAHIHVRDDEDKASMSFEKFEKTVKLIRERCNIVLNLTTSGGLGLSDEERMKPFMELKPEMASYDCGSMNWSHSSVFINSPSFLEKLGTAMKENGVKPEIEVFDAGMVYNALYYLQKGILDSPPHFQFVLGAPGGMTATVENLVFLKSLIPKEATWSALGIGKGHLPILYTALALGGNIRIGMEDNIFYAKGVLAKSNVEFVERSKRIAAEMGKEIATPDETRKILGLYTR, from the coding sequence AACAACAGGTGCTTGGCCAACCAAGAAAGATACACCGTATGTGCCCTTGCAGCCGGAAGAAATTGCCGAAGAGGTTTTTGCCTGTTACCAGGCAGGAGCATCAATGGCACACATTCATGTAAGGGACGATGAAGATAAAGCTTCCATGAGCTTCGAAAAGTTTGAAAAAACGGTGAAACTGATTCGGGAACGCTGCAATATCGTTCTCAATCTTACAACATCCGGGGGCCTGGGTTTAAGCGATGAAGAAAGAATGAAGCCGTTTATGGAATTAAAACCGGAAATGGCTTCCTACGATTGCGGCTCAATGAACTGGTCCCATTCTTCTGTTTTTATCAATAGTCCGAGCTTTTTGGAAAAGTTGGGAACAGCCATGAAAGAAAATGGCGTCAAGCCGGAAATTGAAGTTTTTGATGCGGGGATGGTCTATAATGCTTTGTACTATCTCCAAAAAGGAATACTTGATTCCCCTCCGCATTTTCAATTCGTTTTGGGTGCGCCGGGCGGAATGACAGCAACTGTCGAGAATCTGGTATTTTTGAAAAGCCTAATCCCCAAAGAGGCTACCTGGAGTGCGCTGGGAATAGGAAAAGGGCACCTGCCCATTCTCTATACAGCACTGGCCCTCGGCGGCAACATCCGCATTGGGATGGAAGACAATATCTTCTATGCGAAAGGTGTCCTGGCCAAATCCAATGTAGAGTTTGTGGAGAGATCCAAAAGGATTGCGGCTGAGATGGGCAAAGAAATTGCCACACCGGATGAAACAAGAAAAATCCTCGGATTATACACAAGAT